The DNA sequence GAGCATCGTCGAAGCCGCACTTCCGGAGGGTCTTCTGCCTGTTCCCGATGATGAGTTGACCCCCCAGAAGGTCCGCGACGTGCAGGCCTTTCTGACAGATCAGGGTGTTTCTCCGTTTTCGGCGGATGCTCTGCTCGGGAGGCTCTTCCAAGCACAGCTCATCGCCCTTCAGAATATCGACGGTCGTATTGTCGCGACCGGTTTCGCGGCCATGACCCACAACCCTCACAGCCCGTTCTACAAGTCGGCATGGGTCGGGCTGATAGCTGTCGAGCCTGCGTTGCGCGGTCTCGGACTGGGCAGATACATGGACGCGCTTTGCAACCTTGCCGCCGTCACCAAGCTGGGAGCGGAGTCGACGATGGAGTTTGTGGCTCGGGACAATGCTCCTTCACGGGCCAAGCTGGAAAGTTGCGGGTTGAGACAGGTGAAGGGAAAATCGGTCGTAATGCTCTCCACATCTGTGGATCGCATCACGCGACAACGGGCATCTCGGGATAAGAAGAACAGCCCGCTTTCATATCTGGCGCACGAAGAAGGGGAGGCCCGAAAGCCTCCCCTCCATGCTTGCCCGAAAGCCATATCAGTCGAGACCGACTTCCTCTGCCAGACGGATGTCCGCATCAAGCAGGCGCACTTCGGATTCGTTGAATTCCGGCATGCTCTCAAGGCGCTCTTCGGTGGTGCCGGGCACGATCAGCTCGGTCTCGCGGACCAGCATCTGGTTCACCGGCACGGCAACCTCGTTCTCGCCCATGCCAAGGAAACCGCCGACACCGATGATCGCCACGATCGTATCGCCGCGCACACCGATGAAATCGACTTCGCCGACATCTTCGCCGGTCTCTGTCGCCACGCTGCGGCCCACCAGTTCGCTGACGGTCATGTCAAAGATCGGCAGGTTCTGTGTCTCGTCCGCATAGCGCGCCCGGTCGTCTTCGGACATGTTGCCCTGTTCGTCCGCGTTGTAGTCCTTCATCACGATCTGCGCTTCTTCCTGCGTCACGTTGATGTCGGCCCCCTCGGCGCGTTCGACATTGACCTGCGGATCTTCGGCTTCGTCCATGACGACATTGGCGTCGCCGCTCTGCTCGACGTTCACCTGGGCCTCTGCCTGGTTCACGTCGACCTTGGCTTCTTCGGCCTCGGCCACGTCGACCTGGGCCTCTGCGCTTTCGACCTGGATGTTCGGTTCGCTCTCCTGAACGGTGATCTTCGGCTCTGGACGTACGAAACGAACGACCGGTTCCGGCTGGTTGAGGTCCACCTTCGGCTCGCCCGTGTTCACGTCGACTTCGGGGTTCGGCACCGCGATGGTGACGACCGGTTCCGGGATGGCGACGGTAATCTGCGGCTGCGCCTGCTCGACCGTGATCACCGGGGCCTGCTGCTGGACGCGCACGGTGGGTTCGGGCACTTCGACGGTGATTTCCGGCTGCGGCTGTTCCACGGTCACGACAGGCTGACCCTGTGTCACATTCACGTCGGGTTCTGGCACGGTCACATCGACTTCGGCGTCCTTCTGCTCAACCACGACTTCGCCGCCCTGCACAGGGGTCGAGTTGGTCTGCTGAGCGGATGCGGGCAGCACCGCCGCGAGGGTCAGCGCAGAGGCGCCGAGCAACAGCTTGCTTGTCGAAAATGTGCGTGATGTGCGGATGGTCATGTAGATCTCCTTGATATTTCCAAGTGTTAGGCAGCCGGTGGCGGGACAGCGCCGCCCCCGGCATTTTCTCTGGTGGGGCAACAAGTCGGCGTCGGCGATGTTCCGCGCATTCTTTTCGAAACAGGCGGGAACATTTTCGAAGCACTGATCGACAGGATCAAAAATGATCACTTTTCAGTCATTTGGCGGACAGGCTTTCCGCGTCATGCCGTCAGCAAAAAGGTTGATTTTTTTTGAGATGCCCTGTTCGCCGGACCATCGCGGGCAATTTTTCCTGGCGACAGGTTGCCGCGACCCGGGCAGGCGGGAACCCGTCAGCGGTATCTGCGGCTAGACAAGACAACCACAGGCTGCAGAATTGTCCGCGCGACACCGGCAGGACCCTCACGCCCCAGCGTGGCGGAGGCATATTCCGACTTTTTTCATCGGAAACCATTTCCTTATTAATTCACTCGGATATAACGGGGCCAGCCAGCCCCGACTCGACCGCGGGCACGCCACTCGCCAAGGGCCGTGCGGCCCAGCACCCCGCCCGCGGCACGGCGGCCCCTAGACGAAAGGACATCCCATGACCCGCTCCATCCTGCTTTCCACCGCCGCCTTTCTGGCCGTCGCCGCCCCGGCGCTGGCCGTGGAAAAGGCCGAGGTGATCGAAAACTACGCCGACATCGCATCGGCGAAATACGCGGACAGCCTGACCACCGCCAAACGCCTGCAGGACGCGGTCGCCGAGTTCGTCGCGGCCCCCAGCGCAGAGGGGCTGACACGGGCGCGGCAGGCCTGGCTGGCGGCCCGCGTGCCTTATCAGCAGTCCGAAGTCTACCGGTTCGGCAACGCGATTGTCGACGACTGGGAGGGCAAGGTGAACGCCTGGCCGCTGGACGAGGGGCTGATCGACTACGTCGACGACAGCTATGGCGGCCCGTCCGACGAGAACGGGCTGG is a window from the Sulfitobacter sp. THAF37 genome containing:
- a CDS encoding PRC-barrel domain-containing protein codes for the protein MTIRTSRTFSTSKLLLGASALTLAAVLPASAQQTNSTPVQGGEVVVEQKDAEVDVTVPEPDVNVTQGQPVVTVEQPQPEITVEVPEPTVRVQQQAPVITVEQAQPQITVAIPEPVVTIAVPNPEVDVNTGEPKVDLNQPEPVVRFVRPEPKITVQESEPNIQVESAEAQVDVAEAEEAKVDVNQAEAQVNVEQSGDANVVMDEAEDPQVNVERAEGADINVTQEEAQIVMKDYNADEQGNMSEDDRARYADETQNLPIFDMTVSELVGRSVATETGEDVGEVDFIGVRGDTIVAIIGVGGFLGMGENEVAVPVNQMLVRETELIVPGTTEERLESMPEFNESEVRLLDADIRLAEEVGLD